Below is a window of Candidatus Hinthialibacter antarcticus DNA.
TTCCAATCTCTGTCAGGCGATAGGTCGGGCCAGGCGTGATCTTCTTCGTATTTTTTTTCTCGAGGATATTTTTTGTTACGAGAGAATTATTATACGATTTTAATCGGTCTTGAGATGCGATCCCTGTATGTTGGCTGAGGGTTGCGATCCAGTTATCGACTGCATTTGAAGCAGCTGGCGCGTTCTCTGCATCATGGTAGGCCTGCAGAACCAATAACTCTCCTGCATCCAGATCAATACAAGTTTTAAGAACGTTCAGTGCCGGGTCGTTTTGAAGGGATTCAATCTCCACCGCGAGTGACGCAAAACATTTGCGCACGGCGACGAAGGTGAGTTCATTGAAAGCGTCTTGCGCAAGGCGCTCAATAATCAAGTTAAAACATTGAACAAGAGTCGCTTGAACTGCATCATCATTTTGCCATTTTTTTTGCCCATGCAAACGCTCATAATCTGAATGGAGTTGCTTTAAAAATTCCACATTGCGCAAACGCCCAAATAGCGCCGCGACATATTGGAGAGGGTCTTTCCGTTTTTGTTTGGAAATGCCCGTCGTTTTTAATACATAAGCGCTAAGCGTCCGGCGCATGTGTTGGTCGAGGATGTCGCAGGGTTGAGACATTGGATTTGCCATATTTACGTATACCTAACGCAATCATACTGATGATGGGGCCTGTCCGTCAATTCCAACGAGTTCCATTTTACGCGTTTATTATGTAATAGTTGTATAAAGGGCGTATTGCAAGTTAGAAATCCAATCCATTTCTGCGGTAGTTTTATGAGAGCCGTCAATTTAATCATAGAGATATAAAAAGCTCTAGTATTTTATTTATAAGATGTTATCATTCAGTAAATTATATTATATTAAATATAATATATAGTCAGATTGGAGGCACCATGTATCCAAAATCATCTACCATTCAACCAATGAACGATCCTATTTATGCGCGAGTGCGTGAACGCTTGCGCGTGGATATTCTTAGCGGTGTATTTGACGCGGGCTCCCGCTTGAAGATCGCGATGTTGTGCGAGCGATATGCGGTCAGCCAAATGCCCATTCGGGAAGCGTTGCAACAATTGCAGGGCGAAGGGCTGATTTGTATTGAACCCAACAAAGGCGCGAGCGTACGTAAAATTGATGAGCAATTCGTTAGCAATTTATATGAAATTCGCGGCGCGTTGGAGGCATTGCTCGCTCGACTTGCGATTCCGAATTTGCAAGCCCCTCACCGGGAGTCGATGCGAAAAACGCAAGCCTCGTTTGAGGCGGCGATCCGTAGAGGCGACGCCGCGCAGGCTTTAGAATTAGACGCCCAGTTTCACCGGACGCTTTATCAAGCAGCCGATAATTCGGAGGCATTGGATTGGGTGGAGCGTCAGCGTGATTTGATACGTTGCCTGCGTCGAAAATATGGATTCGGCCCCGCGCGTACGCCTGCGATTATTCGTGAGCATCGCGGCTTGCTGTTGGCCTTAGACCACGAAAACGCAATTGAGGCCGAAGCGGCCGCGCGCGAACATTGCGAAAACGCAAAGTTAGACCTCATGCGTTTAATGAACCAAAAATTGGAGTGCGTAGGGTAGCGAACAAACCGACGCCCTGAGCTTTTAATAAGCAACCACTCAGGGCGCCGCTCGTGGTTTACCGTTTAACGATTACTGCCATACCGTCGCCTTTTTCTTCTGAACACTGAATGATCTGTATGTCAAAGTGCGGGTCGTTTTCCATTGCGTCTAAAAAATCTTTCATTTCATCTTTAAAACGAATGACGTTATCGGCAATGATGACGGCTCCCGGCGTTAATTTGGGCGCAATCGCTTTGAAGTAATTGAAATAATCTTTCTTTAGCGCATCGAGAAACAAGAAGTCATATTTTCCTTCCAAATCAGGCAAGACTTTGAGCGCGTCGCCTTCAACGACCGTGACGGAGTCGGTTAGGTCCATTTTTTCAATGTGTTCACGGGCTGCAACAACCATTTTCGGGTCGATGTCGATTGTGGTCAGATGACCGCCTGTGCGTTCAAACGCTATGCCCATTAACAAGGCGCCATATCCCGTAGCGGTCCCGACTTCAACGCCGCGTTTGCATTGGGCGGCTTCAATCATAATGCTTAAAAAGCGCGCGTCGCCCGGGGTGGTGTTTAAACCAATTCGATGAAAGTCTTTCAAATATTGCTCTCGCGCCATTTGTTTTTCTCCTGGAGACCAGATGGATGGAATGGGTTGGACGTCGGCTGCGAAGGCGTAGACCGCTGCGCATAACGCAATGGTTCCGATCAGTGATAGAGCGGTGGTTCGTTTGTTGGGTTGCATGGTTCTTCTCTCCCTTGTTGGGCGTGATGGAATTCTGGCGGCACTATAAACAATCGTGACGAAGAACGCAATGCGGCCCATCGCATTTAGACTAGCGATTGATAGGGCGCTTGTGGTAGTCTGGTAAAAATTCGGGCCACCATGATGGGGAGGAAGCAGAATGGGCGTAATTCATATTGGAGTCAACATGGAGTTTGTCCGTAGCGCGGATAAATCCTTTACAGACGGCGTCAAAATTGCAGCGGATTTGGGGTACAAATTCATCGAACCGATGGTGCACAACGGGCGCGA
It encodes the following:
- a CDS encoding class I SAM-dependent methyltransferase; translated protein: MQPNKRTTALSLIGTIALCAAVYAFAADVQPIPSIWSPGEKQMAREQYLKDFHRIGLNTTPGDARFLSIMIEAAQCKRGVEVGTATGYGALLMGIAFERTGGHLTTIDIDPKMVVAAREHIEKMDLTDSVTVVEGDALKVLPDLEGKYDFLFLDALKKDYFNYFKAIAPKLTPGAVIIADNVIRFKDEMKDFLDAMENDPHFDIQIIQCSEEKGDGMAVIVKR
- a CDS encoding GntR family transcriptional regulator, producing MYPKSSTIQPMNDPIYARVRERLRVDILSGVFDAGSRLKIAMLCERYAVSQMPIREALQQLQGEGLICIEPNKGASVRKIDEQFVSNLYEIRGALEALLARLAIPNLQAPHRESMRKTQASFEAAIRRGDAAQALELDAQFHRTLYQAADNSEALDWVERQRDLIRCLRRKYGFGPARTPAIIREHRGLLLALDHENAIEAEAAAREHCENAKLDLMRLMNQKLECVG